The Actinocatenispora sera genome has a window encoding:
- a CDS encoding TIGR03936 family radical SAM-associated protein, which translates to MQKIRIRYAKRGRLAFTSHRDFARALERAMRRAAVPIAYSSGFSPHPKISYASAAPTGVASEAEYFEVGLQAPVEPDWLRTALDAALPPGLDILEAVEARTSDFADRLTGSHWQIRLPEVTDSAAEAAVAAFLAADEVLVERMTKSGRRTMDARSPVVRMAVTERGPDAGGQPGEVGNTTPEPAAGGAAGPCAILDLVVRHVTPSVRPDDVLAGLRVVAELAPPVPPKVIRLAQGTLTGHGEITDPLVVVGADRAVSGTPST; encoded by the coding sequence GTGCAGAAGATCCGCATCCGGTACGCCAAGCGGGGCCGCCTCGCGTTCACCTCGCACCGCGACTTTGCCCGCGCACTGGAGCGGGCCATGCGTCGCGCGGCGGTACCGATCGCCTATTCGTCCGGGTTCAGCCCGCACCCGAAGATCTCGTACGCCTCCGCCGCGCCGACCGGCGTGGCGAGCGAGGCCGAGTACTTCGAGGTCGGCCTGCAGGCGCCGGTCGAGCCGGACTGGCTGCGCACCGCGCTGGACGCGGCGCTGCCGCCCGGCCTGGACATCCTGGAGGCGGTCGAGGCCCGCACGTCCGACTTCGCCGACCGGCTCACCGGTTCGCACTGGCAGATCCGACTGCCCGAGGTGACCGACTCGGCTGCCGAGGCGGCGGTGGCCGCGTTCCTCGCCGCGGACGAGGTCCTGGTCGAGCGGATGACCAAGTCCGGCCGCCGCACGATGGACGCGCGCTCGCCGGTGGTACGCATGGCGGTCACCGAGCGTGGCCCCGACGCGGGTGGTCAGCCTGGTGAGGTGGGCAACACCACGCCGGAGCCGGCCGCCGGGGGCGCGGCCGGTCCGTGTGCCATACTCGATCTAGTCGTACGGCACGTAACCCCGTCCGTACGGCCCGATGACGTCCTGGCCGGCCTGCGCGTGGTGGCCGAGTTGGCGCCGCCGGTCCCACCGAAGGTGATCAGGTTGGCGCAGGGCACGCTCACCGGGCACGGCGAGATCACCGATCCGCTCGTGGTCGTCGGTGCGGACAGGGCAGTCAGCGGAACCCCGTCGACCTGA
- a CDS encoding Rne/Rng family ribonuclease, with product MLDNEPTGSTDAVQDAASDADRPTADSPAAPAASRTRRRATRSAGPPKPLEPATTGAAATEPPAHADPGIPSRGTDTAAGPAEAAPATKPRGRRATRPAAAPATSATDEAVAISASARGSGPDDAGRGDDAGEPAPRRTRTRKKAAAPAAEPAPAEPAPAEAAAGAEEAPAPRKRASRRRATAASEADTSAGPAATEKPAEPAGDSTAEPAAEQPAEPERPTTRRRRRVAAPVLFVAPDAAVPATTPTNAPEDQAEPAAETAEPAPERSRGRRKQQAEPAEQAEPEQAEPAAEADEDGLDDGDGKHRRRRGRRGRGRGKGAAEEAEAAETESGAADEAGESAEADAGEESAEGGRRRRRRRRRGAAGDTEPSPDDPPNTVVKVREPRRAVDEVQGVSGSTRLEAKRQRRRDGREQRRTRPPILSESEFLARREAVDRSMVVRQLGDRTQIAVLEDGVLVEHYVSQSTSNTMIGNVYLGKVQNVLPSMEAAFIDIGRGRNAVLYAGEVNWDSAGLEGRTRAIERALKPGDSVLVQVTKDPIGHKGARLTSHVTLSGRHLVYVPGGHASGISRKLPDTERKRLRDALKRLVPEHAGVIVRTAAEGASEDELSRDVTRLQALWETIEKKSTSASAPSLLYEEPDLVIRVVRDLFNEDFKELVVAGSDAWEMVHEYVEHVSPDLVERLSQHTGSKDVFTELRIDEQLLKALDRKVYLPSGGSLVIDRTEAMTVIDVNTGKFIGSGGNLEETVTRNNLEAAEEIVRQLRLRDVGGIIVIDFIDMVLESNRELVLRRLTECLGRDRTKHQVTEITSLGLVQMTRKRVGQPLIDAFSETCEHCKGRGVIIHLEPAKHAGKGGGSDSAKQQPADEGKRTGEGKRRRKDKSDKDKLESADKNKSDTVAEESVDQQAGADATAEQPVAADSGSGSAAVEAADGPAPDAGPAETPNRRKRAGTRRRKVAEAEPVTADS from the coding sequence ATGCTCGACAACGAGCCGACAGGCAGCACGGACGCAGTGCAGGACGCCGCGTCCGACGCCGACCGGCCCACCGCAGACAGCCCCGCCGCGCCGGCCGCGAGCCGGACCCGCCGGCGGGCCACCCGATCCGCGGGGCCACCCAAGCCGCTGGAACCGGCGACGACCGGCGCGGCGGCCACCGAACCGCCCGCCCACGCCGACCCCGGCATCCCGTCCCGCGGCACCGACACCGCCGCCGGGCCCGCCGAGGCGGCGCCGGCGACGAAGCCGCGCGGTCGCCGCGCCACCCGGCCGGCGGCCGCCCCCGCGACCAGCGCGACCGACGAGGCCGTCGCGATCAGCGCGAGCGCCCGCGGCAGCGGTCCGGACGACGCGGGACGCGGCGACGACGCCGGCGAGCCGGCGCCGCGCCGGACCCGTACCCGGAAGAAGGCGGCGGCACCGGCTGCCGAGCCCGCACCGGCAGAGCCCGCACCGGCCGAGGCCGCAGCCGGCGCCGAGGAGGCGCCGGCGCCGCGCAAGCGGGCCAGCCGCCGCCGGGCGACCGCAGCCAGCGAGGCCGACACGTCGGCCGGGCCCGCGGCGACCGAAAAGCCGGCCGAGCCGGCCGGGGACTCGACGGCCGAACCGGCCGCGGAGCAGCCGGCCGAACCGGAGCGACCCACCACCCGCCGGCGCCGGCGGGTCGCGGCGCCGGTGCTGTTCGTGGCGCCCGACGCGGCGGTCCCGGCGACCACGCCGACGAACGCGCCGGAGGACCAGGCGGAGCCGGCGGCCGAGACCGCCGAACCGGCGCCGGAGCGGTCCCGCGGGCGCCGGAAGCAGCAGGCCGAGCCGGCCGAGCAGGCCGAGCCGGAGCAGGCCGAACCGGCCGCCGAGGCGGACGAGGACGGCCTGGACGACGGCGACGGGAAGCACCGTCGGCGTCGCGGCCGGCGCGGTCGCGGTCGCGGCAAGGGCGCGGCGGAGGAGGCCGAGGCCGCCGAGACCGAGTCCGGCGCGGCCGACGAAGCCGGCGAGTCCGCCGAGGCCGATGCCGGTGAGGAGTCGGCCGAGGGTGGCCGCCGCCGGCGTCGCCGGCGTCGCCGGGGCGCCGCGGGTGACACCGAGCCGTCCCCGGACGACCCGCCGAACACCGTGGTCAAGGTCCGCGAGCCGCGCAGGGCGGTGGACGAGGTACAGGGCGTGTCGGGCTCGACCCGGCTGGAGGCCAAGCGGCAGCGCCGGCGCGACGGCCGCGAGCAGCGCCGTACCCGGCCGCCGATCCTGTCCGAGTCGGAGTTCCTGGCCCGGCGCGAGGCGGTCGACCGCAGCATGGTGGTGCGCCAGCTCGGCGACCGCACCCAGATCGCCGTGCTGGAAGACGGCGTGCTGGTCGAGCACTACGTGTCCCAGTCGACCAGCAACACCATGATCGGCAACGTCTACCTCGGCAAGGTGCAGAACGTCCTGCCCAGCATGGAGGCGGCGTTCATCGACATCGGCCGGGGCCGCAACGCGGTGCTCTACGCCGGCGAGGTCAACTGGGACTCCGCCGGCCTGGAGGGCCGCACCCGCGCGATCGAGCGGGCGCTGAAGCCCGGCGACAGCGTGCTGGTGCAGGTCACCAAGGATCCGATCGGGCACAAGGGTGCCCGGCTGACCAGCCACGTCACCCTGTCCGGCCGCCACCTGGTGTACGTGCCGGGCGGGCACGCGTCCGGGATCAGCCGCAAGCTGCCGGACACCGAGCGCAAGCGGCTGCGGGACGCGCTGAAGCGGCTGGTGCCCGAGCACGCCGGCGTGATCGTCCGCACCGCCGCGGAGGGCGCCAGCGAGGACGAGCTGTCCCGCGACGTGACGCGGCTGCAGGCGCTGTGGGAGACGATCGAGAAGAAGTCGACGTCCGCCTCCGCACCGTCCCTGCTGTACGAGGAGCCGGACCTGGTGATCCGGGTCGTCCGCGACCTGTTCAACGAGGACTTCAAGGAGCTGGTGGTCGCCGGCTCGGACGCCTGGGAGATGGTGCACGAGTACGTCGAGCACGTCTCGCCGGACCTGGTCGAGCGGCTGAGCCAGCACACCGGCAGCAAGGACGTGTTCACCGAGCTGCGCATCGACGAGCAGCTGTTGAAGGCGCTCGACCGCAAGGTGTACCTGCCCAGCGGCGGATCGCTGGTCATCGACCGCACCGAGGCGATGACCGTGATCGATGTCAACACCGGCAAGTTCATCGGCTCCGGCGGCAACCTGGAAGAGACGGTCACCCGCAACAACCTGGAGGCGGCCGAGGAGATCGTTCGCCAGCTGCGGCTGCGGGACGTCGGCGGCATCATCGTCATCGACTTCATCGACATGGTGCTGGAGAGCAACCGGGAGCTGGTGTTGCGCCGGTTGACCGAGTGCCTCGGCCGGGACCGGACCAAGCACCAGGTCACCGAGATCACCTCGCTGGGGCTGGTGCAGATGACCCGCAAGCGGGTCGGCCAGCCGCTGATCGACGCGTTCAGCGAGACCTGCGAGCACTGCAAGGGCCGCGGCGTGATCATCCACCTGGAGCCGGCCAAGCACGCCGGCAAGGGTGGCGGGTCGGACTCGGCGAAGCAGCAGCCCGCCGACGAGGGCAAGCGGACCGGTGAGGGCAAGCGCCGCCGCAAGGACAAGTCCGACAAGGACAAGCTTGAGAGCGCCGACAAGAACAAGTCGGACACGGTGGCCGAGGAGTCCGTCGACCAGCAGGCCGGCGCGGACGCGACGGCGGAGCAGCCGGTCGCAGCCGACAGCGGCAGCGGGTCGGCCGCGGTCGAGGCGGCGGACGGGCCAGCCCCGGACGCCGGGCCGGCCGAGACCCCGAACCGGCGCAAGCGGGCAGGTACCCGGCGGCGCAAGGTGGCCGAGGCCGAACCGGTCACCGCGGACAGCTGA